In Candidatus Cloacimonadota bacterium, the following proteins share a genomic window:
- a CDS encoding glycosyltransferase family 4 protein — MKALFFYPNHSPFIQVDEDILMSIMPVHSICLHQSKGKWTYLLHLWSIVTKILRHSSAKLCLCWFADYHAFVMVLAAKVFQRKAVIFIGGYDAVHYPEYAYGVYHHALRRFCAIYALKHCDLIIANHEALLSSNNYYYNSSGHPEGVFKLIPELKTRAVTVYNSITGSAPSTINLVRQQQILSVGSTPRLEDFYNKGYDLLIDAAKAFPCWQFIIVGIQDRWRDTLEPRHKLSAVPNLRIHAKMEHSEVLRLMSESDIYVQVSISEGMPNALMEAMLYGCKALGSDVAGIPTIIGEYGHIIRERSTKALIEGLKILMDKEVDRVTLSKDISTRFSNQNRMDGIQRALRDVL, encoded by the coding sequence GTGAAGGCGCTATTCTTTTATCCCAACCATAGTCCCTTCATACAAGTGGATGAGGATATCCTGATGAGCATAATGCCCGTTCATAGCATATGCTTGCATCAGAGCAAAGGTAAATGGACTTATTTGTTGCATTTATGGAGTATCGTCACTAAAATACTACGTCATTCTAGCGCCAAGCTGTGTTTGTGCTGGTTTGCGGATTATCATGCATTTGTGATGGTCTTGGCTGCGAAAGTGTTTCAGCGCAAAGCAGTAATTTTTATCGGCGGATATGATGCAGTACACTATCCTGAGTATGCTTATGGAGTATATCACCATGCTCTGCGCAGATTTTGTGCGATTTATGCCTTGAAACACTGTGACTTGATAATTGCCAATCATGAAGCACTGTTAAGTTCTAACAACTACTATTATAATAGCAGCGGGCATCCCGAAGGAGTATTCAAGCTGATCCCGGAGCTAAAGACTCGAGCCGTTACTGTGTACAACAGCATCACCGGTAGCGCGCCCAGCACAATCAATCTGGTCAGGCAACAGCAGATACTTAGCGTTGGCAGTACCCCACGATTGGAGGATTTTTACAACAAAGGCTACGACCTTTTGATAGATGCAGCAAAGGCTTTCCCCTGTTGGCAGTTCATAATTGTGGGCATCCAAGATAGATGGAGGGATACTCTGGAGCCGAGACACAAACTATCCGCTGTGCCAAACCTCCGGATTCATGCCAAAATGGAACACTCTGAAGTTTTGAGGTTAATGAGTGAAAGCGATATATATGTGCAGGTATCAATCTCTGAGGGGATGCCAAACGCTTTGATGGAAGCCATGCTATATGGATGCAAAGCCTTGGGATCGGATGTCGCTGGTATTCCGACCATCATTGGAGAATATGGCCATATCATCCGGGAACGCAGTACAAAAGCTCTGATTGAAGGCTTGAAAATATTGATGGATAAGGAAGTGGATCGAGTGACCTTATCAAAGGACATAAGCACCCGATTTAGTAATCAAAACAGGATGGACGGGATTCAACGAGCTTTGCGGGATGTACTCTAA
- a CDS encoding response regulator, producing the protein MTKILVIEDEDSFRRVLVQMLTKAGYDVRQAGDGNQALEVCAQFCPDLVLTDIIMPDKEGLETIQELLELCPTIRIVAMSGGGKFGPDSYLPLAEKLGAKATLQKPFMREEMLATIARVLAED; encoded by the coding sequence ATGACAAAGATTCTGGTAATTGAGGACGAAGACAGCTTTCGCAGAGTACTGGTACAAATGCTCACCAAGGCTGGTTATGACGTCCGTCAGGCAGGGGATGGCAATCAAGCGTTGGAGGTATGTGCGCAGTTTTGTCCGGATTTGGTGCTTACAGACATCATCATGCCGGATAAAGAAGGTTTGGAAACCATCCAGGAGCTTCTGGAGCTTTGTCCCACGATAAGGATTGTAGCAATGAGCGGTGGAGGGAAATTTGGCCCCGATAGCTATTTACCTTTAGCAGAGAAGTTAGGCGCTAAAGCCACTTTGCAGAAACCCTTTATGCGCGAGGAAATGCTGGCGACTATTGCGCGTGTGTTAGCGGAAGATTAG